One Brachybacterium kimchii genomic window carries:
- the dnaG gene encoding DNA primase — translation MSQGRIRREDVEKVRGTARLDEVIGEHVTLRSGGIGSMKGLCPFHDEKTPSFNVRPQLGHWHCFGCGEGGDVISFVQKIDNLSFVEAVEMLAGRYGVELHYEDIGRGGGDRPDFGTRQRLLDAHAIAEEYFREQLATASAQVGRRFLAERGFDRDAAERFGVGFAPEGWDSLLGHLRGRGFTEPELTASGLVSQGQRGVYDRFRGRLVWPIRDVTGKTIGFGARRLLESDQGPKYLNTPESPIYHKSQVLYGLDLARKEISSQHRVVVVEGYTDVMAAHLAGVTTAVASCGTAFGADHVKVVRRIMGDTNPSAGLRLNADGRGLGGEVIFTFDGDAAGQKAALRAFEEDQRFVAQTFVAVEPGGMDPCELRIAQGDAAVRDLVDARKPLFEFAIRSVLAQVDLDTVEGQVSGLRMAAPVIARIRDRAMRPEYARRLAGWLGMDERTVLRAVHDAARTAPQQGRHAERPGESAPQGGAGQGTGGQGSSADGARTGADDAATGIPIMRLADVVNRRDPVGQVELQSLAVMLQVPRMLDVERVGSLPDDSFHVPALQGVWDVILATGTLLDAVEGTLEAARFIDQVLEIAGETVRPLIIEIANVELPARDEQDLQRLATSLLDRLTELSITREFSVLRQRLQRTDAGADPEEYQRILGQLTAAQERRRALHSHDE, via the coding sequence ATGAGCCAGGGCAGGATCCGCCGCGAGGACGTCGAGAAGGTCCGGGGCACCGCGCGCCTGGACGAGGTCATCGGCGAGCACGTCACCCTGCGCAGCGGCGGCATCGGCTCGATGAAGGGCCTGTGCCCCTTCCACGACGAGAAGACGCCCAGCTTCAACGTGCGTCCACAGCTGGGCCACTGGCACTGCTTCGGCTGCGGGGAGGGCGGCGACGTCATCTCCTTCGTGCAGAAGATCGACAACCTCAGCTTCGTCGAGGCCGTGGAGATGCTCGCGGGCCGCTACGGCGTCGAGCTGCACTACGAGGACATCGGCCGCGGCGGCGGCGATCGCCCCGACTTCGGCACCCGCCAGCGCCTGCTGGATGCCCACGCGATCGCCGAGGAGTACTTCCGCGAGCAGCTCGCGACCGCGAGCGCGCAGGTGGGCAGGCGCTTCCTCGCCGAGCGCGGCTTCGACCGCGACGCCGCCGAGCGCTTCGGCGTCGGCTTCGCCCCGGAGGGCTGGGACAGCCTGCTGGGGCATCTGCGCGGACGCGGCTTCACCGAGCCCGAGCTCACCGCGAGCGGCCTGGTCTCCCAGGGCCAGCGCGGGGTCTACGACCGCTTCCGCGGCCGGCTCGTCTGGCCCATCCGCGACGTCACCGGCAAGACCATCGGCTTCGGCGCCCGCCGGCTGCTCGAGAGCGACCAGGGCCCCAAGTACCTCAACACGCCCGAGTCCCCGATCTACCACAAGTCCCAGGTGCTCTACGGGCTCGACCTCGCCCGCAAGGAGATCTCCTCCCAGCACCGCGTGGTCGTCGTCGAGGGGTACACCGACGTGATGGCCGCGCACCTCGCGGGCGTGACCACGGCCGTCGCGAGCTGCGGCACCGCCTTCGGCGCCGACCACGTGAAGGTGGTGCGCCGCATCATGGGGGACACGAACCCCTCGGCCGGACTGCGCCTGAACGCCGACGGTCGCGGGCTCGGCGGCGAGGTGATCTTCACCTTCGACGGCGACGCCGCCGGTCAGAAGGCGGCGCTGCGCGCCTTCGAGGAGGACCAGCGCTTCGTCGCCCAGACCTTCGTGGCGGTCGAGCCCGGCGGCATGGATCCCTGCGAGCTGCGGATCGCCCAGGGCGATGCGGCGGTGCGCGATCTGGTGGACGCCCGCAAGCCGCTCTTCGAGTTCGCCATCCGCTCCGTCCTCGCCCAGGTCGACCTCGACACCGTCGAGGGCCAGGTCTCCGGGCTCCGGATGGCCGCGCCGGTGATCGCCCGCATCCGCGACCGCGCCATGCGCCCCGAGTACGCCCGGCGCCTGGCCGGCTGGCTCGGGATGGACGAGCGCACGGTGCTGCGCGCGGTCCACGACGCCGCCCGCACCGCCCCGCAGCAGGGCAGGCACGCCGAGCGTCCGGGGGAGTCAGCGCCCCAGGGCGGAGCCGGACAGGGCACCGGCGGCCAGGGTTCCTCGGCCGACGGGGCCCGCACGGGCGCCGACGATGCCGCGACCGGCATCCCGATCATGCGCCTCGCGGACGTCGTCAACCGCCGGGACCCCGTCGGCCAGGTCGAGCTGCAGTCGCTCGCCGTGATGCTGCAGGTGCCGCGGATGCTCGACGTCGAGCGCGTCGGCTCCCTGCCCGACGACTCCTTCCACGTCCCGGCCCTGCAGGGGGTCTGGGACGTGATCCTGGCGACCGGCACGCTGCTCGACGCGGTCGAGGGCACGCTCGAGGCGGCCCGGTTCATCGATCAGGTGCTCGAGATCGCGGGGGAGACGGTGCGCCCGCTCATCATCGAGATCGCCAACGTCGAGCTCCCCGCGCGCGACGAGCAGGATCTCCAGCGCCTCGCGACCTCGCTGCTGGACAGGCTCACCGAGCTCTCGATCACCCGCGAGTTCTCCGTGCTGCGCCAGCGGCTGCAGCGCACCGATGCCGGTGCGGACCCCGAGGAGTACCAGCGCATCCTCGGCCAGCTCACCGCCGCCCAGGAACGCCGACGGGCCCTGCACTCGCACGACGAGTGA